From a region of the Chitinophaga caseinilytica genome:
- a CDS encoding GNAT family N-acetyltransferase, which yields MKEEYIGLPLVKNETDHQFELTVEGHTAIIVYKESGKKIWLIHTEAPAELEGKGVATALIEKTLAYLEENHYTLVPLCPLVVAYLKRHPEWKRIVDPSVTNL from the coding sequence ATGAAAGAAGAATACATTGGGCTTCCGTTGGTGAAGAATGAAACGGACCACCAGTTCGAACTGACGGTGGAAGGGCATACCGCCATTATCGTATATAAGGAAAGCGGGAAGAAGATCTGGCTCATCCATACCGAAGCGCCCGCCGAGCTCGAAGGCAAAGGCGTAGCCACGGCGCTGATCGAAAAAACGCTCGCGTACCTGGAAGAAAACCACTATACGCTGGTACCGCTTTGTCCGCTGGTGGTAGCCTACCTGAAGCGCCATCCCGAATGGAAACGCATCGTAGACCCATCCGTCACCAATCTCTGA
- a CDS encoding class I SAM-dependent methyltransferase — MRFIRYFLYLAWHWDLEMALFVIRREIAGERKYGLRTIGTHYLGDAISDSAKAQATQYEPINYYSAEWLLNHVTDAEKKTGFLDVGCGMGRVLAMAEFYGFDDITGIELSPGLCKSVKPGKYEVLCEDARRMEVSDRTGVIFLFNPFNEEAMVDFVERVKESRARRPRKIKVLYANPQHKNVWLNAGWKETAAFEKLRFLKGSVLELAD, encoded by the coding sequence ATGCGCTTTATCCGTTACTTTTTGTACCTCGCCTGGCATTGGGACCTTGAAATGGCTTTGTTCGTCATCCGCCGGGAAATTGCCGGCGAGCGGAAGTACGGCTTGCGCACCATCGGCACGCATTACCTGGGAGACGCCATTTCGGACTCGGCCAAAGCGCAGGCCACGCAATACGAGCCCATCAATTATTATTCCGCCGAATGGCTGCTGAACCATGTGACCGATGCCGAAAAGAAAACCGGTTTTCTCGACGTAGGCTGCGGGATGGGGCGCGTGCTGGCCATGGCGGAATTTTATGGGTTCGATGATATTACCGGGATCGAGCTGTCGCCCGGATTATGCAAATCCGTGAAGCCGGGGAAATATGAAGTATTATGTGAAGATGCGCGGCGGATGGAGGTCTCCGACCGAACGGGCGTCATTTTTCTGTTCAACCCTTTCAATGAAGAAGCGATGGTGGATTTTGTGGAACGGGTGAAGGAAAGCCGGGCCCGCCGCCCCCGGAAGATCAAGGTGCTGTATGCGAACCCGCAGCACAAAAACGTTTGGCTGAACGCCGGCTGGAAAGAAACGGCGGCTTTTGAAAAGCTGCGATTTTTGAAGGGATCGGTGCTGGAGTTGGCGGATTGA
- a CDS encoding GNAT family N-acetyltransferase: MKRATRADKALVAGILARSFAQNRSVLAAVRRHGDAERNIRGLMEYAFDVCIRYGDVLLSDDGNGCALVLYPDRKPENLFTRWLDLRLVWRSIGWKHLPNVKARRKLVQSVRPEVPMAYLWFIGVNPDSRRRGAGRQLLNDVLELARSADRPVYLETSAPENVSWYNKAGFRTYAVTDVGYTLYYLTTSPQAIPWLQQQ; the protein is encoded by the coding sequence ATGAAACGCGCCACCCGTGCCGATAAAGCCCTCGTAGCGGGCATCCTCGCCCGCTCCTTCGCGCAGAACCGCAGCGTGCTCGCCGCCGTGCGCAGGCACGGGGATGCGGAACGGAATATCCGTGGATTGATGGAATACGCATTCGATGTCTGCATCCGGTATGGCGATGTGCTGCTGTCTGACGATGGAAACGGTTGCGCCCTGGTCCTGTACCCGGACCGGAAGCCGGAAAACCTCTTCACCCGCTGGCTCGATCTGCGGCTCGTCTGGCGCTCGATCGGATGGAAACATTTACCGAATGTGAAAGCCCGCAGGAAGCTGGTACAGTCCGTCAGGCCGGAAGTGCCCATGGCCTACCTCTGGTTCATCGGCGTAAACCCGGATTCCCGGCGCAGGGGCGCCGGCCGGCAATTGCTCAACGACGTGCTCGAACTGGCGAGGTCGGCAGACAGGCCCGTTTACCTGGAAACGTCTGCCCCGGAAAACGTGTCGTGGTACAACAAAGCCGGCTTCCGGACGTACGCCGTTACAGACGTGGGGTACACGCTGTATTACCTGACCACGTCTCCCCAGGCCATCCCCTGGCTGCAGCAACAATGA
- a CDS encoding GNAT family N-acetyltransferase, with the protein MEPAQYAVINNEASQQLEVWIAGEAATLTYRYYKKDIAFMHTTVPAAMEGKGVATALAKEAFRLAASLKKPVMVYCPFVAGFVERHPEYRSQLDPQYYGKR; encoded by the coding sequence ATGGAACCCGCGCAATACGCCGTCATCAACAACGAAGCCAGCCAGCAGCTGGAAGTCTGGATAGCCGGTGAAGCCGCCACGCTCACTTATCGCTATTACAAGAAAGACATCGCGTTCATGCATACCACCGTGCCGGCCGCCATGGAAGGCAAAGGCGTGGCCACCGCATTGGCGAAGGAAGCTTTCCGGCTGGCCGCGTCCCTGAAAAAGCCGGTGATGGTGTATTGCCCGTTTGTAGCGGGGTTCGTGGAGCGCCATCCGGAATACCGCTCCCAGCTCGATCCGCAGTATTACGGGAAACGGTGA
- a CDS encoding RagB/SusD family nutrient uptake outer membrane protein has protein sequence MKRFSLLIIFAATLSASCNKYLDTPTPKTEVGDEKVFADDKTATSAVTGIYISMNSLNYLWGNVMMNFLAGIHADDVYYASNFEDYDVFKQTRLLPNSTYVERFWNAVYSYVYSANACIEGLTASTKLTPALKDQLLGESYFMRAYFYFYLVNMYGDVPLVLTTDYRISEKLPREKTEKVYDQVVADLQTAKRLLGDNYPNGNRVRPNKTAASALLARVYLYRHDWALAETESNAVIGNGNYELLKDLNTVFLANSREAIFQLQSVNVGGGRNTWEAQVAIPANATSGPLFRLDTLNLIRKFEAGDARLANWTGNRTLATGATYFWPAKYKVRNATPVQEHTMVMRVAEQYLIRAEARIRQNKLDDGRKDLDAVRERANLQKLNTALTQPQLILAVEHERKFELFAEWGHRWFDLKRTQRATDVLGPIKGANWQPTDTLYPIPAYAISTNINLTQNEGYKK, from the coding sequence ATGAAACGATTTTCGCTTCTTATCATATTCGCAGCCACGCTTTCCGCGTCCTGCAACAAATACCTCGACACGCCCACGCCGAAAACGGAAGTGGGGGACGAAAAGGTGTTCGCCGACGATAAAACCGCCACATCCGCCGTTACCGGCATTTACATCAGCATGAACAGCCTCAATTACCTCTGGGGGAACGTGATGATGAACTTCCTCGCCGGGATCCATGCCGATGATGTGTATTATGCCAGCAATTTTGAAGATTACGACGTGTTCAAACAAACGCGCCTGCTGCCCAACAGTACTTATGTGGAGCGGTTCTGGAACGCTGTTTATAGTTACGTCTATTCCGCCAACGCCTGCATTGAAGGATTGACGGCTTCCACGAAGCTGACGCCGGCGCTGAAAGATCAGTTGCTGGGCGAATCCTACTTCATGCGCGCCTACTTTTATTTCTACCTCGTGAATATGTATGGCGACGTGCCGCTGGTGTTGACGACGGATTACCGCATTTCCGAGAAACTGCCCCGCGAGAAAACGGAAAAAGTATACGACCAGGTGGTAGCGGACCTGCAGACAGCCAAACGTTTGCTGGGCGATAATTACCCCAATGGCAACCGCGTACGTCCCAACAAAACGGCCGCATCTGCGCTGCTGGCGCGGGTGTACCTATACCGTCACGATTGGGCGCTGGCCGAAACGGAGTCCAATGCCGTGATCGGGAACGGTAATTATGAACTGTTGAAAGACCTGAACACCGTGTTCCTCGCCAACAGCCGCGAAGCTATTTTCCAACTGCAGTCGGTGAATGTAGGGGGAGGACGGAACACCTGGGAAGCACAGGTGGCCATTCCGGCAAACGCTACTTCCGGCCCGCTGTTCCGGCTGGATACGCTTAATCTGATCCGGAAGTTCGAAGCTGGGGACGCGCGCCTCGCCAACTGGACGGGTAACAGGACGTTGGCAACGGGCGCTACCTATTTTTGGCCTGCCAAATACAAAGTGCGTAACGCAACTCCGGTACAGGAGCATACCATGGTGATGCGTGTGGCGGAACAATACCTCATCAGGGCTGAAGCGCGCATCCGCCAAAATAAACTGGACGATGGCCGTAAAGACCTGGATGCGGTGCGCGAGCGCGCCAACCTGCAGAAACTGAATACCGCCCTCACGCAGCCGCAATTGATCCTGGCTGTGGAGCATGAACGGAAATTCGAACTGTTCGCGGAATGGGGCCACCGTTGGTTCGATCTGAAACGTACCCAACGCGCCACCGATGTACTGGGCCCCATCAAAGGCGCCAACTGGCAGCCGACCGATACGCTGTACCCGATCCCCGCCTATGCCATCAGCACCAACATTAACCTGACGCAGAATGAAGGCTATAAGAAATAA
- a CDS encoding FecR family protein, with protein sequence MLDPQLIQRPAELILKELRGEQTEAEARELQDWLAADAEHRAFYERMTSAPGLQSRLQKFGVPDEGAAWQRFAEKHFPAPADSEGEKVKRMDYRWWAAAAVIVAAAAGIWLWKPGQEATKAPVAAVQRTILPATSKAVLTLADGTTIPLDSAGNQTFAQQGATASQHGGSLVYQPGGKEGALQYNTLRTPRGGQFRIALPDGSQVWLNAGSSLRFPVAFGPGARKVELTGEAYFEVRPDAAKPFTVAVDGKAEVAVLGTEFNINAYADEPAIRATLVKGSVAVTAAGQTRKLAPGQQAAISGGAPVVDARPDVEEALAWRNAVFYFRNADVKAVMRQLQRWYDVEVEYRGNVPDRRFDGEIQRDLPLQDVLDGLRVSGISFTIEGSKIIIQPL encoded by the coding sequence ATGTTGGACCCACAACTGATACAACGACCTGCCGAACTGATCCTGAAGGAACTGCGCGGCGAACAGACGGAAGCCGAGGCCCGCGAACTGCAGGATTGGCTGGCCGCCGATGCGGAACATCGTGCGTTTTACGAACGGATGACCAGCGCGCCCGGCCTGCAAAGCCGGCTGCAGAAATTTGGTGTGCCCGACGAAGGCGCCGCCTGGCAACGGTTTGCCGAAAAACACTTTCCCGCCCCGGCGGATAGCGAAGGGGAGAAAGTGAAGCGCATGGATTACCGCTGGTGGGCCGCTGCGGCCGTTATCGTAGCTGCCGCAGCCGGTATCTGGCTCTGGAAGCCGGGGCAGGAAGCCACCAAAGCCCCCGTGGCCGCGGTCCAGCGAACCATCCTGCCGGCCACCAGCAAAGCCGTGCTCACCCTGGCAGACGGGACCACCATTCCGCTGGACAGCGCCGGCAACCAGACCTTCGCGCAGCAGGGCGCCACGGCCAGCCAGCACGGCGGATCGCTCGTGTACCAGCCCGGCGGAAAGGAAGGGGCGTTGCAATACAATACCCTGCGCACGCCGCGCGGCGGACAGTTCCGCATCGCTTTGCCCGACGGGTCGCAGGTGTGGCTGAACGCCGGATCATCGCTGCGGTTCCCCGTGGCGTTCGGGCCGGGAGCGAGGAAAGTGGAGCTGACGGGCGAAGCGTATTTCGAGGTGCGCCCCGACGCCGCGAAACCATTTACGGTGGCGGTAGACGGGAAGGCCGAAGTGGCGGTGCTGGGAACGGAATTCAACATCAACGCCTATGCCGACGAGCCTGCGATCCGCGCCACGCTGGTGAAAGGCTCGGTGGCCGTGACGGCGGCCGGGCAAACGCGGAAACTGGCGCCCGGGCAACAGGCGGCGATCAGCGGCGGCGCCCCGGTGGTGGATGCGCGGCCGGATGTGGAAGAAGCCCTGGCCTGGAGGAACGCCGTTTTCTATTTCAGAAACGCAGACGTGAAAGCCGTTATGCGGCAACTGCAACGGTGGTACGACGTGGAAGTGGAATATCGCGGAAATGTGCCCGACCGCCGGTTCGACGGCGAAATTCAACGGGACCTGCCGCTGCAGGATGTGCTCGATGGACTGCGGGTTTCGGGCATCTCGTTCACCATCGAAGGATCGAAGATCATCATACAACCATTATAA
- a CDS encoding MBL fold metallo-hydrolase produces the protein MMLVLLVLVMLLTVTTYFYMKRPQFGALPEGKRWESIQKSPHFKEGRFRNLVEMPVIAEGYSMPGEIFKTLFKKFPNREPVDSLPSVKTDLRNAPRDSDMIVWFGHSSFFLQLDGVRFLVDPVFSGKASPLPGGVKAYKGSDVYTAADMPDIDYMLLSHDHYDHLDFETAVALKDRVKFVICGLGAGAHYEKWGYRPEQIIEKDWYDQQEIKPGFTIFTESTHHDSGRGFTRGQSLWLSFYIRSPRGSVYYSGDGGYDGRFQEIFRKHGAPDWAIMECGQYNEAWHSVHELPEEVAKATEELHAGNLLTVHHSKFTLANHPWNEPLEKISAYSQNKPYRLVTPMIGEPVRLHDHAQQFEQWWKKIQ, from the coding sequence ATGATGTTAGTACTGCTCGTACTGGTAATGCTGCTGACCGTCACTACTTATTTTTATATGAAGCGCCCCCAGTTCGGGGCCTTACCGGAAGGCAAAAGGTGGGAATCCATACAAAAGTCGCCGCACTTCAAAGAGGGCCGCTTCCGCAATCTCGTGGAAATGCCCGTGATCGCTGAAGGGTATTCCATGCCGGGGGAAATTTTCAAAACCCTCTTCAAAAAATTCCCCAACCGCGAGCCGGTAGATTCCCTCCCGTCGGTTAAAACCGACCTCCGCAACGCCCCGCGCGACAGCGACATGATCGTCTGGTTCGGGCATTCGTCGTTCTTTTTGCAGCTGGATGGCGTGCGTTTCCTCGTAGACCCCGTGTTCAGCGGCAAAGCCTCGCCCCTGCCGGGCGGCGTGAAGGCCTACAAAGGCAGCGATGTCTACACCGCCGCCGATATGCCCGATATCGATTACATGCTCCTTTCCCACGACCATTACGACCACCTCGATTTCGAAACGGCCGTGGCCTTGAAAGACCGGGTAAAATTCGTGATCTGCGGGCTGGGCGCGGGCGCGCACTACGAAAAATGGGGATACCGGCCGGAGCAGATCATCGAAAAAGATTGGTACGATCAACAGGAGATCAAACCGGGATTTACCATCTTCACCGAATCCACCCATCATGATTCGGGCAGGGGATTCACCCGCGGCCAAAGCCTCTGGCTGAGTTTCTACATCCGCTCGCCCCGGGGGAGCGTCTATTATAGTGGAGACGGTGGATACGACGGCCGGTTCCAGGAGATTTTCCGTAAACATGGCGCGCCCGATTGGGCGATCATGGAATGCGGCCAGTACAACGAAGCCTGGCACTCCGTGCACGAACTGCCGGAAGAAGTAGCGAAAGCGACGGAAGAACTGCATGCCGGGAACCTGCTGACGGTCCACCACTCCAAATTCACCTTGGCGAACCACCCGTGGAACGAGCCACTGGAGAAGATTTCAGCATATTCACAAAACAAGCCTTACCGGCTGGTAACGCCCATGATCGGGGAACCTGTCCGGCTACACGATCACGCACAACAATTTGAACAATGGTGGAAAAAGATACAGTAA
- a CDS encoding TonB-dependent receptor: MRWTAFLILAACLNVSATTYAQRVTVKLQNASLEEVFAAVKRQTGYLFFYDRDLLRGAEKVTVEASNQPLESFLLAVFKDQPLDYSVKDKTIFIKPKPVAPAAPSAKAARQEVTGTVTGTDGTPLPGVTIRIKGSQTGATSDADGKFKLSAEPGDVLVISYIGFEPQEVTVGASALSIRLKPNISALDEAVVIGYGSAVRKSLTGSVSSVRSKDIANSPVTDPLAAMQGRVPGLFISSNSGLPGASFNVTIRGQNSLLKANGPLYVIDGVPYLDEPMNTTIPVAGGNQSPLAALNPADIERIDVLKDADATAIYGSRAGNGVVMITTKKGRSGKFSVNANVYSGGSKVVNRMPMLNTSEYITMRKEAFANDNLTPSTDNAPDLLEWSQTETNDWQKRLIGNTANQTEAQLSMSGGTQQTRYLLSGTWRKESTVLPNDLAYKRGTGRFSLDHNSKDNRFGFKVSASYSGDKSNSLPSDMSYVYNLSPNFPVYDSDGKFYWFSSDQNPIAPLSRTYASKSRNLITSGEIRYTVLPGLTARVTGGYTHNSMDQMQITPPSSLNAQNAANAFTYFGDVKAHSYVVEPQLEYKRAIGKGDLSVFVGTSWQESVRDGKRTDASRFSGEEFMHILDSAGVRNENLNYYMYRYNSIFGRATYNWDGKYVLNATFRRDGSTRFGPDNRWGNFGSVGAAWIFSEESWAKKLPWLSHGKLRGSYGSVGSDNIGYYDYLASWAASNSAYVYDGSTGLTPSRIANPEYRWEESRKSEGGIELGFLKNRILVNAGYYYSLTDNQLIDLSLTPQVGFSSLRDNFDAVVQNSGWEMDITTDNIRRDHFSWTSSFNITIPKNKLKKFDGIEKTVYRDKYVVGEPLTIVKGYQYEYVDPATGVPVFWTKDGSGGRPVEFTDFVILGNAMAEYYGGLQNTLRYKKVSLDFLFQFVEQEGGEYNYGRLANAYGTRFNQGREALDRWQKPGDVTDVPRATTNPANTLFDVYRLSSAVWGNASFIRLKNVSLRYDLSEYARKIKLNSASVYMNAQNLLTFTNYKGMDPETQGIRLPPVKTITAGIQLSF, from the coding sequence ATGAGATGGACAGCATTTCTTATCCTGGCGGCCTGCCTCAACGTTTCCGCCACTACCTATGCCCAACGGGTGACCGTGAAGCTGCAAAACGCTTCGCTGGAAGAAGTGTTTGCTGCCGTGAAGCGCCAGACCGGGTACCTGTTCTTTTACGACCGGGACCTGTTGCGCGGTGCTGAAAAAGTGACGGTAGAGGCCAGCAATCAACCGCTGGAATCTTTCCTGCTGGCGGTTTTTAAAGACCAGCCGCTGGATTATTCCGTGAAGGACAAGACCATTTTCATCAAACCGAAACCAGTTGCTCCCGCCGCTCCTTCCGCCAAAGCAGCCAGACAGGAAGTGACGGGTACCGTTACCGGAACGGACGGCACCCCGCTGCCCGGGGTCACCATCCGCATCAAAGGTTCCCAGACGGGCGCCACCTCCGATGCCGACGGGAAATTCAAACTGAGCGCCGAGCCCGGTGATGTGCTGGTAATTTCTTACATCGGCTTCGAACCGCAGGAAGTGACCGTAGGCGCCAGCGCCCTCAGCATCCGCCTCAAACCGAACATCAGCGCGCTCGACGAAGCCGTGGTCATCGGTTATGGCTCCGCCGTGCGGAAAAGCCTCACCGGCTCCGTGTCTTCCGTGAGAAGCAAAGACATTGCCAACAGCCCGGTAACTGACCCGCTCGCCGCCATGCAGGGCCGCGTGCCCGGCCTGTTCATTTCCTCGAACAGCGGCTTGCCGGGCGCCTCGTTCAACGTCACCATCCGCGGCCAGAACTCGCTGCTGAAGGCCAACGGGCCGTTGTACGTCATTGACGGGGTACCGTATCTGGACGAACCCATGAACACGACCATCCCCGTAGCCGGCGGCAACCAAAGCCCCCTCGCGGCGCTGAACCCCGCCGATATCGAGCGGATCGATGTGCTGAAAGATGCAGACGCAACGGCGATCTACGGCTCGCGCGCGGGCAACGGTGTGGTGATGATCACCACCAAGAAAGGCCGCAGCGGCAAGTTTTCCGTAAATGCCAACGTTTACAGCGGCGGCAGCAAAGTGGTGAACCGCATGCCGATGCTGAACACTTCCGAATATATTACCATGCGGAAGGAAGCATTCGCCAATGATAATCTTACACCTTCGACTGATAATGCACCGGATCTGCTGGAATGGAGCCAGACCGAAACGAACGACTGGCAGAAACGCCTCATCGGCAACACGGCCAACCAAACGGAAGCGCAGCTTTCGATGTCTGGGGGTACGCAGCAAACGCGGTATTTACTGAGCGGCACCTGGAGAAAGGAATCCACCGTACTGCCCAACGATCTTGCGTACAAACGGGGAACGGGCCGCTTCAGCCTCGATCATAACAGCAAAGACAATCGCTTCGGGTTCAAAGTTTCCGCCAGCTACAGCGGCGATAAAAGCAATTCGCTGCCCAGCGACATGTCTTACGTATATAACCTCTCGCCGAACTTCCCGGTGTATGACAGCGACGGGAAATTCTATTGGTTCAGCAGCGATCAGAATCCCATCGCGCCGCTTTCCCGCACGTATGCTTCCAAATCCCGGAACCTCATCACCAGCGGCGAAATCCGCTACACGGTATTGCCCGGCCTTACGGCAAGGGTAACCGGTGGGTACACGCACAACTCCATGGACCAGATGCAGATCACACCGCCGTCGAGCCTGAACGCGCAGAACGCCGCCAACGCCTTTACGTATTTCGGCGATGTGAAAGCGCATTCTTACGTGGTGGAGCCGCAACTGGAATATAAACGCGCCATCGGCAAGGGCGACCTTTCCGTTTTCGTGGGCACCAGTTGGCAGGAGAGCGTCCGCGACGGGAAACGTACCGATGCCAGCAGGTTCTCCGGCGAAGAGTTCATGCACATCCTGGATTCCGCCGGCGTCCGCAACGAGAACCTCAATTATTATATGTACCGCTATAATTCCATTTTTGGTCGCGCTACGTATAACTGGGATGGCAAGTATGTCCTGAACGCCACGTTCCGTCGCGACGGTTCCACCCGGTTCGGGCCGGATAACCGCTGGGGCAATTTTGGCTCTGTGGGCGCCGCGTGGATTTTCTCGGAAGAGTCCTGGGCAAAGAAATTACCGTGGTTGTCGCACGGTAAGCTGCGCGGAAGTTATGGTTCCGTGGGAAGTGATAACATCGGATATTACGATTACCTCGCCAGTTGGGCCGCTTCCAACAGCGCGTACGTGTACGACGGCAGCACCGGTCTCACACCTTCCCGCATCGCCAATCCGGAATATCGCTGGGAAGAATCGCGTAAATCGGAAGGCGGGATCGAGCTGGGTTTCCTGAAAAATCGCATCCTTGTCAATGCCGGTTATTATTACAGTCTCACCGATAACCAGCTCATCGATCTTTCGCTCACGCCGCAGGTAGGCTTCTCCAGCCTGCGCGACAACTTCGATGCAGTGGTACAGAACTCCGGTTGGGAAATGGACATCACAACAGATAATATCCGCCGTGATCATTTCTCCTGGACGTCTTCGTTCAACATTACCATTCCGAAAAACAAGCTGAAGAAATTCGACGGCATCGAGAAAACCGTTTACCGCGACAAATACGTGGTAGGCGAGCCGCTTACCATCGTGAAAGGTTACCAGTACGAATATGTGGACCCGGCTACCGGTGTGCCCGTTTTCTGGACGAAAGACGGCAGCGGCGGCCGGCCGGTGGAATTCACGGATTTCGTGATCCTCGGTAACGCGATGGCCGAATACTATGGCGGTTTGCAGAATACGCTGCGGTATAAAAAAGTATCGCTGGATTTCCTCTTCCAGTTCGTGGAGCAGGAAGGTGGCGAATATAACTACGGACGGCTGGCGAACGCTTACGGAACGCGTTTCAACCAGGGCCGGGAGGCGCTGGACAGGTGGCAGAAACCGGGTGATGTGACCGATGTTCCCCGTGCCACCACCAACCCCGCCAACACCCTGTTCGACGTTTACCGGTTATCCAGCGCGGTGTGGGGCAACGCCAGCTTCATCCGCCTGAAGAACGTTTCGCTGCGGTACGACCTGTCTGAATACGCACGTAAAATCAAGCTGAACAGTGCTTCGGTGTATATGAACGCGCAAAATCTGCTGACGTTCACGAACTATAAGGGAATGGACCCGGAAACGCAAGGCATCCGCCTGCCGCCCGTTAAAACCATTACCGCAGGTATCCAGCTGAGTTTCTAA
- a CDS encoding TlpA disulfide reductase family protein — protein MVIAPAKPEAGETVTVTLDPSVATGPIPAGATAVTVQFVTSNFYDLPIRIPMVKTNGKWTASFRLAPYAAFATFQLTSGNAIERPAADRLFEVMVYKKGLPVRHALLYRGGSMAAQMGKAPGTAAASAALYEQELKAFPDNYEAKLRLLVYQEQVAKLASEKKAIRRRMHDVIEAKWNEAPSDRGNLNRVTMGYLIIGEPSRLDSIRKQVGVRYPETALGRSLHADFISREKDSARRIALLELALDKETEQTEADFSPFHEQLFELYARAKDSAKTVFHAGKVRHDMESPHLPRFYKSMAETLIENAVALPLARQYTNMALAMADRWPAGLIRYFPETGHIIPLVDDSTRRAVTAQAKGNLLSMLGLIDMLEGKDGDGEAHMRAAIAASHDHETLENVSRFYKQTGRETALAEIGALRLGELKAAVARQMIDKPAPELSSFVDLKGNPVTPESLRGKVVLIDFWATWCVPCMQEMPFVQKLYDEFKSNPDVVFMIVNSGAKNTLQDAQNWKGNKTYSFPVYYNTDPNIGEKFNFNIIPATYVIDKNGRIRFANIGFEGAEVESRLRVQLQMALTP, from the coding sequence GTGGTGATTGCGCCGGCGAAACCGGAGGCCGGGGAAACCGTCACCGTTACGCTCGACCCCTCCGTGGCCACAGGCCCCATCCCGGCCGGCGCCACCGCCGTAACGGTACAGTTCGTCACCTCCAACTTCTACGACCTGCCCATCCGCATCCCGATGGTGAAAACCAACGGGAAATGGACCGCCAGCTTCCGGTTGGCGCCCTACGCGGCCTTCGCCACGTTCCAGCTTACCAGCGGCAACGCGATCGAACGGCCCGCGGCCGACCGGCTTTTCGAAGTGATGGTATATAAAAAGGGCCTGCCCGTCCGCCATGCCTTGTTGTACCGTGGTGGCAGCATGGCCGCGCAAATGGGCAAAGCACCCGGTACCGCGGCGGCTTCCGCGGCTTTGTACGAACAGGAATTGAAAGCGTTCCCCGACAACTACGAAGCTAAATTGCGGCTGCTGGTATACCAGGAGCAGGTGGCGAAACTGGCTTCCGAAAAGAAAGCCATCCGTCGCCGGATGCACGACGTCATCGAAGCCAAGTGGAATGAAGCGCCTTCCGACCGCGGGAACCTCAACCGGGTAACGATGGGTTATCTCATCATCGGGGAACCCTCGCGCCTGGATTCCATCCGGAAACAAGTGGGCGTCCGCTACCCGGAAACCGCGCTGGGCCGGAGCCTGCATGCGGATTTCATCAGCCGGGAAAAAGATTCCGCCCGCCGCATCGCCCTGCTGGAACTGGCGCTGGACAAAGAAACGGAACAGACCGAAGCGGATTTCTCGCCATTCCATGAACAATTGTTCGAACTGTACGCCCGTGCCAAAGACTCCGCAAAAACGGTATTCCATGCAGGGAAAGTGCGCCACGACATGGAAAGCCCCCATCTCCCGCGCTTCTACAAAAGCATGGCCGAAACACTCATCGAAAATGCGGTGGCCCTGCCGCTGGCGCGCCAATACACCAACATGGCGCTGGCCATGGCCGACCGCTGGCCCGCCGGGCTCATCCGGTATTTCCCGGAAACGGGGCATATCATCCCGCTGGTAGACGACAGCACCCGCCGGGCGGTAACCGCCCAGGCAAAGGGGAACCTCCTGTCGATGCTCGGCCTCATCGATATGCTGGAAGGGAAAGACGGTGACGGCGAAGCGCACATGCGTGCCGCGATCGCCGCCTCGCACGACCACGAAACCCTCGAAAACGTAAGCCGCTTCTACAAACAGACCGGCCGCGAAACGGCCCTGGCGGAAATCGGCGCGCTGCGCCTCGGGGAACTGAAAGCCGCCGTGGCCCGGCAAATGATCGACAAACCCGCACCGGAGCTTTCGTCGTTCGTAGACCTGAAAGGCAATCCCGTAACCCCGGAAAGCCTCCGCGGGAAAGTGGTGCTCATCGATTTCTGGGCCACCTGGTGCGTGCCCTGCATGCAGGAAATGCCCTTCGTGCAGAAACTCTACGATGAGTTCAAAAGCAACCCGGACGTGGTTTTCATGATCGTCAACAGCGGCGCGAAAAACACATTGCAGGATGCGCAGAACTGGAAAGGGAACAAAACGTATTCTTTCCCCGTGTATTACAACACCGATCCCAACATCGGCGAAAAATTCAATTTCAATATCATTCCCGCCACGTACGTCATCGACAAAAACGGGCGGATACGATTTGCCAATATAGGATTCGAAGGAGCGGAAGTGGAGTCTCGCCTCCGCGTCCAACTACAAATGGCATTAACACCTTGA